One window of the Arthrobacter sp. D5-1 genome contains the following:
- a CDS encoding ABC transporter substrate-binding protein, translating to MKFKAPKWLSVAPVAAALVISLAACGGGTSEPSGSPTDALAGSDQKSLDTFTTAEVTPLDKIDKSKLGLITDDTLRVGTLSDAPPNIFIDPSGKFTGYDNELLRAIGDKLGLKVEFASTDFSALLSQVGNKQFDVGSSSISTTDARRKTVGFTNGYDFGYMAIVTKSDSKVTGFADVKEGLRIGVVQGTVQDDYMTNTLKIEPVRFPDYNTVYGNVKNGQIDAWVAPSQQAEGQVKEGDNTKIAEKVVNTQNFTAYAVNKDNQPLIDALNSGLDAVIADGTWAKLTAEWYKDRPTAAEQTPQGWKPGSKAVQLPAK from the coding sequence ATGAAATTCAAAGCCCCTAAGTGGCTGTCTGTTGCCCCCGTGGCCGCAGCCCTGGTGATTTCCCTGGCAGCATGCGGCGGTGGAACTTCCGAGCCCAGCGGTTCGCCCACCGATGCACTGGCCGGCAGCGACCAGAAATCGCTCGACACGTTCACTACGGCTGAGGTGACGCCGCTGGACAAGATCGACAAGTCCAAGCTGGGCCTCATCACCGACGACACCCTGCGGGTGGGCACCCTCTCCGACGCCCCGCCGAACATCTTCATTGACCCTTCGGGCAAGTTCACCGGCTACGACAATGAGCTCTTGCGCGCCATTGGCGACAAGCTGGGCCTCAAGGTTGAGTTCGCCTCCACTGACTTCTCAGCACTCCTGTCCCAGGTAGGCAACAAGCAGTTCGACGTCGGATCCTCCTCGATCTCCACCACGGACGCCCGCCGCAAGACGGTCGGTTTCACCAACGGCTACGACTTCGGCTACATGGCCATCGTCACCAAAAGCGACTCCAAGGTCACCGGCTTCGCCGACGTCAAGGAAGGACTCCGCATCGGCGTTGTCCAGGGCACCGTCCAGGATGACTACATGACGAACACGCTCAAGATCGAGCCGGTCCGCTTCCCTGACTACAACACGGTCTACGGCAACGTGAAGAACGGCCAGATCGATGCTTGGGTTGCTCCTTCCCAGCAGGCAGAGGGCCAGGTCAAGGAGGGCGACAACACCAAGATCGCCGAGAAGGTTGTCAACACCCAGAACTTCACTGCCTACGCCGTGAACAAGGACAACCAGCCACTGATCGACGCCTTGAACTCGGGCCTGGATGCTGTCATTGCTGACGGCACGTGGGCCAAGCTCACGGCCGAGTGGTACAAGGACCGTCCGACTGCTGCCGAGCAGACCCCCCAGGGCTGGAAGCCGGGCAGCAAGGCCGTCCAGCTCCCCGCCAAGTAA